The nucleotide window TTGGTTGCTCAGGCGCGCACGACGGTTGCGATGGGGATAGGCGCCCGTCTGGCCGCCGGATGCCGAGCGAGCCCGCGGCGGTCGTCGCAATCAATCGCCGACCGCAACCGGCGCGGTCCGTTCGCCTGACCCACCACCCACCCCGGCCTGCCCAACCGGGATCCCCTACCGCAACCACCACGCGGAAGCCAGACCACCCACCACAAGGTGCGCGCCCGGCGCGGCCACGCACCCAGCGGCGAGCAACCAAAAGCCTGCCGCAACAGGCCCCCATGCAAGGGCGGGGCCGGGGGTGACCACGCACGGGCATAGAAACGATCCACCAGCAGTGCGTGGTCACCCCCGGCCCCGCCCGTCCAAGCGCAACCAAAGAGGCCACCCACCAAGCCAGACCGTCAGGTGCGGGCGCTCGGCGCGTCCAGCCAGGTGTACCAGGACTCCAGGTTCTCCCCGGTGGTCGCGGAGACGGCCGGCACCTTCGCCTACCGCTATCAGGGGATGGGTCGAATAGCTCACTCGTGGGCGACTACCATCCCTCCTCATGGCTCGTGTGCTCACTCCCCGTGCGGAGGACTTTCCCCGCTGGTACCAGGACATCATCACCAAGGCCCAGCTGGCCGACAACGGCCCGGTGCGCGGGACGATGGTGATCCGGCCGGTCGGCTACGCCATCTGGGAGCACATGCAGGCCGACATGGACAACCGGATCAAGGAGGCGGGTGCGCAGAACGCGTACTTCCCGCTCTTCATCCCGGAGAGCTACCTGCGCCGCGAGGCCGAGCACGTGGAGGGCTTCTCCCCGGAGCTCGCCGTGGTCACCCACGCGGGCGGCAAGCAGCTGGCCGAGCCGCTCGTCGTGCGCCCGACCAGCGAGACGGTCATCGGCGAGTTCATGGCCAAGTGGGTCGACTCCTACCGGGACCTGCCGCTGCTGCTGAACCAGTGGGCCAACATTGTGCGCTGGGAGCTGCGGCCGCGTACCTTCCTGCGGACCACCGAGTTCCTCTGGCAGGAGGGGCACACCGCGCACGCGACCGAGGACGACGCCCGTCGCTACGCGCGCGAGATCCACAAGCACGTGTACGAGGAGTTCATGGTCAACATGCTGGCCATCCCCGTCGTGCCGGGCCGTAAGACCAAGGGTGAGCGGTTCGCCGGTGCCACCAACACCATGACCGTCGAGGCCATGATGGGTGACACGAAGGCCCTGCAGATGGGCACGTCGCACGAGCTCGGGCAGAACTTCGCCAAGGCGTTCGACATCACCTACTCGTCGTCGGCCGGATCGGTCGAGCACGCGTGGACCACGTCGTGGGGCACCTCCACCCGGATGATGGGTGGCCTGATCATGGTGCACGGCGACGACAACGGCCTGCGGCTGCCGCCGCGGATCGCGCCGATCCAGGTGCAGGTCATGGTGGTCAAGGCGGGCGAGGGCGTCACCGAGGCGGCGGCCCGGCTCTGCGCAGAGCTCAAGGCCGTCGGGGTACGCGTCAAGCTCGACGACCGCGCCGACATCCCGTTCGGCCGCCGGGCGGTCGACGCCGAGCTCCAGGGCATTCCGGTACGCGTAGAGGTGGGCCCGCGCGACCTGGCCGCCGGCAACGCGGTCGTGGCCCGGCGCATCGACGGCACCAAGTCGCCGATCGCGCTCGACGACGTCGCGGTCGACGTGGTCAGCGCGCTGAAGGCCGACCAGCAGCGGATGTACGACGACGCGCTGGCCTTCCGTGAGGCCAACACCGTCGACGTCAAGACGCTGGGCGACGCGATCGAGGCCGCGCAGACCGGCTGGGCCCGGGTGCCGTGGTCGGCGGTCGGCACGGACGGCGAGGCCGAGGCGAACGGCAAGGCGGTGACCGTGCGCTGCCTGTTCCGCGCGGACGGGTCGATGCCGGACACCGACGACGAGCCGAACCTGATCGCGATCCTGGCGCGTTCGTACTGAGTATGCGGTTCGCCCCGGGTCGTGAGGTTCTCTACCGCAACATCGACGGCGCACGGCTCGCCTCCGTGCGCCCGTGCCGCGTCGTCGTCGACGACGAGCGCGGGCTGCTGCTCTGGCTGGCCCGCGGCTCGGCGGTCGTGGTCGAGGCGGCCCGGGACGGCCGCGGCCTCCGGGACATGCCGTTCAGCGAGTGGATCGGCCTCGAGACCGAGGTCGTGCACGGCACCTGGCAGGGGCCGGGCCTGCTGAAGTTCATCCCGCCGGGCGCCGACCACTCGGTCTGGTTCTTCCGCGACGACCACGGCGGCTTCGCCAACTGGTACGTCAACCTGGAGGAGCGGGCGCTGCGCTGGGACGACGGTCACACCGCCGGCGTCGACGTGATCGACCAGGACCTCGACGTGGTCGTGCACCCGGACCGGGCCTGGGAATGGAAGGACGAGGACGAGTTCGCCGAGCGCCTCGCCTACCCGGACCACTACTGGGTCCGCGACGAGCAGGCGGTCCGCGCCGAGGGCCTCAGGGTCATCAAGATGATCGAGGCGGGCGAGTTCCCGTTCGACGGCACCTGGACCGACTACCACCCGGACCCGTCCTGGCTGGTCCCGACGTCGCTCCCACCGGGCTGGAACCGCCCCGCGGTACCCCGCAGTTGATCTTTGCCAAGCACGGACCTGGCAGGGTGCGGGTGGCCGCTCATGAGCCGCCAGGCGATTGGCCGCCCGCGCCCGGTCTCGGCGTGAGCGACGGTCAGCACCCTGCAACCACGCACGACATGGTCCAGATCTTTGATCTTTCGCAAATGCGAGGCCCGATTGGGAGCCACCCACCCCCTCTGGCAGAATGGGGTGGTCCGGTGTGCGTGAGCAGCCCTCTAACTCTCACGTGTCGCCAGTCCTCGAGGCATCGGTCCCATATCCCCACGTGGGTTCCGTCGGCTCACTCACGCACCGGCCCGATCGATCGGGCTGGTCGTCATCGCAACAGGAGCGAACAAGACTGTGGCCGTAAAGATCCGGCTCCTGCGGATGGGCAAGATCCGCAACCCGCAGTACCGCATCGTCGTCGCCGACTCGCGCACCAAGCGCGACGGCCGCGCCATCGAGTACGTCGGCATCTACCAGCCCAAGGAAGATCCTTCGATCATCCAGGTGAAGTCGGAGCGCGTGCAGTACTGGCTCTCGGTCGGCGCGCAGCCGAGCGAGGCCGTGCAGCGCCTGCTCGAGAAGACCGGCGACTGGCAGCTGTTCAAGGGCCTGCCGGCCCCGCCGCCGCTGCTCGTCAAGGCCGAGAAGGTCAGCCGCACGGCGGCCTACGAGGCCGAGGCGAAGGCTGCCGCCGGCGTCGCGGACGCCCCGGCCGCCAAGCCGGCCAAGAAGGCCAAGGCGGAGCCCAAGGCGGAGGCCAAGGCCGAGCCCAAGGCTGAGCCGAAGGCGGAGACCGCCGAGGCTGTCTCGGAGGACGCGGCCGGTGCCGGCGCCGACGGGAACTGACGGGGCGCTCCGGCCCGCGCTGGAGCACCTCGTCAAGGGCATCGTCGACAACCCGGACGACGTCCGGGTCCGGCTGGTCGACTCGCGCCGCGGTAAGCGGCTCGAGGTGCGCGTGCACCCCGAGGACCTGGGAACGGTCATCGGGCGCGGCGGGCGCACGGCCAAGGCGCTGCGTCAGGTCATCGGTTCGATCGGTGGGCGCGGCATCCGCGTCGACATCGTCGACGCGTACTGAGCTGCCGCCTGATGTTGCTGGTCGTCGGTCAGATCGGTAAGCCCCACGGCATCCGCGGGGAAGTGCTGGTGACAGTGCGGACCGATGATCCAGAGGCGAGATTCGCCGCCGGATCGGTGTTCACCACGGAGGTCCCCCGGGATCGCCGGGTGAGTACCGGCCCGGCGGCTGTCGCCGTGCCGGGAATCGCCTACAAGGTCCCGGCGGAGCTCGTGCTCGAGTCGGTGCGCTGGCACCAGGGCAAGGGGATCGCCCAGTTCGAGGGCGTCCTCGACCGCAACACCGCCGAGGCGCTCCGCGGCGTGTTGTTGCAGGTCGACAGCGCCGAGATCCCCGTTCCCGAGGACCCGGACGAGTTCAACGACCACCAGTTGGCCGGGCTCTCCGTGGTGTCGGTCGACGGGACCGTCCTCGGCGCGATCGACCGGATCGACCACGCGCCCTCCTCCGACCTCATTGTGCTCAAGAAGGCCGGCGGCGGCACGGCGCTCATCCCGTTCGTCAGCCAGATGGTGCCGACGGTCGACCTGGCCGGCGGCCGGGTGATCGTCGACCTGCCCGAGGGCCTGCTCGATCTGTAGAAAAGGGCCCGTCTGTGCGCGTCGACATCGTCTCGATCTTCCCGGACTACTTCGCCCCGCTGGACCTGTCGCTGATCGGCAAGGCGCGGGGCACCGGGCTGCTCGACCTGTCCGTGCACGACCTGCGCACCTGGACCTCGGACGTGCACCGCACGGTCGACGACACCCCGTACGGCGGCGGCCCGGGCATGGTCATGCGCCCGGAGCCCTGGGCGGCGGCGCTGGACGCGGTCGCCTCTCCCGCCGCGCAGCTGATCGTGCCCTCGCCCGCCGGGCGGCCGTTCACCCAGGCGGACGCGCACGAGCTGGCCGAGCTTCCGCACCTGATCTTCGCCTGCGGCCGGTACGAGGGCATTGACCAGCGGGTTCTCGACGAGGCTGCGGCCCGGATGCCGGTGCGGGAGGTCTCGCTCGGCGATTATGTGCTCTTCGGTGGCGAGGTCGCGGTTATCGTGATCATGGAGGCGGTCACCCGCCTGCTGCCGGGGGTGCTCGGCAACGCGGACTCGCTGACCGAGGAGTCGCACGCGGCGGGGCTGCTCGAGGCGCCGGTCTACACCAAGCCGGCGTCGTGGCGGGACCGCGCGGTGCCGGAGGTGCTCCGCTCCGGTGACCACGGGCGGATCGCGCGCTGGCGGCGTACGGAGTCTCTGCTGCGTACCGCCGCCCGGCGCCCGGACATGTTCGCGGCCTATCCGCCGGAGTCGCTCGACAAGTTCGACCGGGCGGCCCTGGAGGGGGCCGGATTTCCGATCACACCTCCGGGTGTGGCAAAGTAGTGAGGTTGCCGTTCGTTCCCCACGCCGTGGGCGGGCGGACGAGGACCGACGGCACTCGCCGGGGGTCAGAATCACCCATTCGCGCATCGAACTCCCGGTGCGCTTTGAGTACGACGAGGATGCAGCGATGAACACCCTGGACGCACTCGACGCCCAGTCGCGACGCACCGACATTCCTGACTTCCGGGCTGGTGACACCGTCAAGGTGCACGTGCGGGTCGTCGAGGGCAACCGCTCCCGTGTCCAGGTCTTCCAGGGCGTCGTGATCAGCCGCCAGGGTGGCGGGCTGCGCGAGACCTTCAAGGTCCGGAAGATCAGCTTCGGCGTCGGCGTCGAGCGGACCTACCCGATCAACAGCCCCCAGCTCGACCGCATCGAGGTCGTCACCCGCGGTGACGTGCGTCGCGCCAAGCTCTACTACCTGCGCGAGCTCCGCGGCAAGAAGGCCAAGATCAAGGAGCTGCGCGAGAAGCAGACCGTCAGCTGAACCCCGTAGCGGTCCGGGCCGTATGTACTCGGACTGACGTTTGCTGCGCGGGCGGATTACGCTTGCGCCAGTGACGGATGGGAATCAGTGCCAACACGGCAGTCGCCGTGCGGGTGAACCATTCGCACTACCGCCCGACAGGTCCCCCGCGGGGGATCACGGGCGGTAGTGCTGTATCCGGGGCGGCTCGACCGGACGGCGGCGGGAGATGCGAAGCGTGGAACCGATGCAGGGGTATCGAGCCTCCTCCTCCGGACGGCGCCGCGGGCGGGTGATCCGTCGCAAGGAGATGCCCCTCTGGCAGGAGCTGCCGCTGCTGCTGGTGGTGGCGTTCTGCCTCGCCGTCCTGATCCGGACCTTCCTGGTGCAGGCGTTCTACATCCCGTCCGGCTCGATGCAGACCACCCT belongs to Amorphoplanes digitatis and includes:
- a CDS encoding DUF402 domain-containing protein; the encoded protein is MRFAPGREVLYRNIDGARLASVRPCRVVVDDERGLLLWLARGSAVVVEAARDGRGLRDMPFSEWIGLETEVVHGTWQGPGLLKFIPPGADHSVWFFRDDHGGFANWYVNLEERALRWDDGHTAGVDVIDQDLDVVVHPDRAWEWKDEDEFAERLAYPDHYWVRDEQAVRAEGLRVIKMIEAGEFPFDGTWTDYHPDPSWLVPTSLPPGWNRPAVPRS
- the rimM gene encoding ribosome maturation factor RimM (Essential for efficient processing of 16S rRNA); its protein translation is MLVVGQIGKPHGIRGEVLVTVRTDDPEARFAAGSVFTTEVPRDRRVSTGPAAVAVPGIAYKVPAELVLESVRWHQGKGIAQFEGVLDRNTAEALRGVLLQVDSAEIPVPEDPDEFNDHQLAGLSVVSVDGTVLGAIDRIDHAPSSDLIVLKKAGGGTALIPFVSQMVPTVDLAGGRVIVDLPEGLLDL
- the rplS gene encoding 50S ribosomal protein L19 — protein: MNTLDALDAQSRRTDIPDFRAGDTVKVHVRVVEGNRSRVQVFQGVVISRQGGGLRETFKVRKISFGVGVERTYPINSPQLDRIEVVTRGDVRRAKLYYLRELRGKKAKIKELREKQTVS
- the trmD gene encoding tRNA (guanosine(37)-N1)-methyltransferase TrmD, with amino-acid sequence MRVDIVSIFPDYFAPLDLSLIGKARGTGLLDLSVHDLRTWTSDVHRTVDDTPYGGGPGMVMRPEPWAAALDAVASPAAQLIVPSPAGRPFTQADAHELAELPHLIFACGRYEGIDQRVLDEAAARMPVREVSLGDYVLFGGEVAVIVIMEAVTRLLPGVLGNADSLTEESHAAGLLEAPVYTKPASWRDRAVPEVLRSGDHGRIARWRRTESLLRTAARRPDMFAAYPPESLDKFDRAALEGAGFPITPPGVAK
- a CDS encoding RNA-binding protein, which codes for MPAPTGTDGALRPALEHLVKGIVDNPDDVRVRLVDSRRGKRLEVRVHPEDLGTVIGRGGRTAKALRQVIGSIGGRGIRVDIVDAY
- the proS gene encoding proline--tRNA ligase yields the protein MARVLTPRAEDFPRWYQDIITKAQLADNGPVRGTMVIRPVGYAIWEHMQADMDNRIKEAGAQNAYFPLFIPESYLRREAEHVEGFSPELAVVTHAGGKQLAEPLVVRPTSETVIGEFMAKWVDSYRDLPLLLNQWANIVRWELRPRTFLRTTEFLWQEGHTAHATEDDARRYAREIHKHVYEEFMVNMLAIPVVPGRKTKGERFAGATNTMTVEAMMGDTKALQMGTSHELGQNFAKAFDITYSSSAGSVEHAWTTSWGTSTRMMGGLIMVHGDDNGLRLPPRIAPIQVQVMVVKAGEGVTEAAARLCAELKAVGVRVKLDDRADIPFGRRAVDAELQGIPVRVEVGPRDLAAGNAVVARRIDGTKSPIALDDVAVDVVSALKADQQRMYDDALAFREANTVDVKTLGDAIEAAQTGWARVPWSAVGTDGEAEANGKAVTVRCLFRADGSMPDTDDEPNLIAILARSY
- the rpsP gene encoding 30S ribosomal protein S16 gives rise to the protein MAVKIRLLRMGKIRNPQYRIVVADSRTKRDGRAIEYVGIYQPKEDPSIIQVKSERVQYWLSVGAQPSEAVQRLLEKTGDWQLFKGLPAPPPLLVKAEKVSRTAAYEAEAKAAAGVADAPAAKPAKKAKAEPKAEAKAEPKAEPKAETAEAVSEDAAGAGADGN